From Rutidosis leptorrhynchoides isolate AG116_Rl617_1_P2 chromosome 3, CSIRO_AGI_Rlap_v1, whole genome shotgun sequence, a single genomic window includes:
- the LOC139902906 gene encoding cyclic nucleotide-gated ion channel 17-like isoform X2, giving the protein MLNIAIKFRTAYVSPSSRVLGRGELVMDPEKIARKYLKSNFFIDLVATLPLPQIVIWFIIPAIRTPNADHTTNALVLIVLLQYIPRLYLIFPLSSQIIKTTGVVTKTAWAGAAYNLVLYMLASHILGSSWYLLSFERHATCWKSTCRNDDKNCALRYLDCGFINEDKRKEWANGTNLFDICDPTNETTFHYGIFGDAVGKGVVYSNFIEKYLYCLWWGLQNLSSYGQNLETSTFIGETSFAILIAIMGLVLFAHLIGNMQTYLQSITVRLEEWRLRRRDTESWMRHRQLPNDLQERVRKFVQYKWLATRGVDEESILRNLPSDLRRDIQRHLCLDLVRRVPFFSQMDDQLLDAICERLVSSLSTQHTYIVREGDPVSEMLFIIRGRLDSSTTNGGRTGFFNSITLRPGDFCGEELLAWALLPKSTLNLPSSTRTVRALSEVEAFALRAEDLKFVANQFRRLHSKKLQHTFRFYSYHWRTWAACFIQAAWRRMKKRRMQWNLSMSESSYRPDDDDDGRHHENEHHEEALSNANMQNLNVTILASRFAANTRRGILKTKDVDLIKLQKPEEPDFSADPDDE; this is encoded by the exons ATGTTGAATATTGCTATAAAGTTTCGGACAGCTTATGTTTCGCCAAGTTCAAGAGTTTTAGGTAGAGGTGAACTCGTTATGGATCCAGAAAAGATTGCGCGAAAGTACTTGAAATCGAATTTCTTTATTGATCTTGTTGCAACATTGCCTTTACCTCAG ATTGTTATATGGTTCATTATACCAGCAATTCGAACGCCAAATGCCGATCACACAACTAACGCGTTAGTGCTCATTGTCCTCCTCCAATATATACCGAGACTTTATCTGATTTTTCCGTTGAGCTCACAAATCATCAAGACAACAGGAGTCGTCACCAAAACTGCTTGGGCGGGGGCCGCATATAATCTTGTGTTGTACATGTTAGCTAGTCAT ATATTAGGGTCATCATGGTACTTGTTGTCATTCGAAAGACATGCAACATGTTGGAAATCTACTTGTCGAAATGATGATAAAAATTGTGCGCTTCGTTATTTGGATTGTGGGTTTATTAATGAAGATAAGCGGAAAGAGTGGGCCAATGGGACGAATCTTTTTGACATTTGTGATCCCACCAACGAAACGACTTTTCACTATGGGATATTTGGAGATGCTGTAGGGAAAGGTGTTGTGTATTCCAATTTCATTGAAAAATACTTGTATTGCTTATGGTGGGGTTTACAAAACTTGAG TTCATATGGACAGAATTTGGAAACAAGTACGTTTATTGGGGAGACGTCGTTCGCCATACTCATTGCCATTATGGGACTTGTATTATTCGCCCATTTGATAGGAAATATGCAG ACCTACCTACAATCCATTACTGTAAGGCTCGAGGAGTGGAGACTTAGACGGAGAGACACCGAGTCATGGATGAGACATCGGCAACTACCTAATGACTTGCAAGAACGTGTACGTAAATTCGTACAATATAAATGGCTTGCAACACGAGGAGTTGATGAAGAATCTATATTGCGTAACTTGCCATCCGATCTCCGTCGAGATATTCAACGTCATTTGTGTCTTGATCTTGTTCGACGT GTCCCATTTTTCTCTCAAATGGATGATCAACTACTAGACGCGATATGCGAGCGTTTAGTATCATCGCTAAGTACACAACACACGTACATAGTACGTGAAGGTGATCCCGTATCAGAAATGCTTTTTATCATTAGAGGAAGACTCGATAGCTCCACCACTAACGGTGGTCGAACAGGGTTCTTCAACTCAATTACTTTACGGCCCGGCGACTTTTGTGGCGAAGAATTGCTCGCGTGGGCCCTACTCCCAAAATCCACCTTAAATCTCCCGTCTTCAACACGAACAGTACGAGCATTAAGTGAAGTCGAAGCGTTTGCATTACGTGCAGAAGATTTAAAATTTGTTGCTAACCAATTCAGAAGATTACATAGTAAGAAACTACAACATACGTTTAGATTCTACTCATACCATTGGAGAACATGGGCTGCGTGTTTTATTCAAGCAGCATGGCGTCGAATGAAGAAAAGAAGAATGCAATGGAATTTAAGTATGAGTGAATCATCGTATCgtcctgatgatgatgatgatggacgacATCATGAAAACGAACATCATGAAGAGGCATTGTCGAATGCGAATATGCAGAATCTTAATGTGACGATATTAGCCTCTAGATTTGCTGCAAATACGAGGAGGGGGATCTTGAAAACGAAAGATGTTGATTTGATTAAGTTACAAAAGCCTGAAGAACCCGATTTCTCGGCTGATCCTGATGATGAGTAG
- the LOC139902906 gene encoding probable cyclic nucleotide-gated ion channel 14 isoform X1 — MDYKTGKQVRFYTGENGKSNFDHSWQIPDKQIPEHKISAPLLMNGRPITGTNHHHMGLKLGKYPDENNNDSKGKRVLDPGSEIILQWNKIFLFSCLVALFVDPLFFYLPSVDNEGRSSCMLSDVNLGIVVTCLRSIADIFYMLNIAIKFRTAYVSPSSRVLGRGELVMDPEKIARKYLKSNFFIDLVATLPLPQIVIWFIIPAIRTPNADHTTNALVLIVLLQYIPRLYLIFPLSSQIIKTTGVVTKTAWAGAAYNLVLYMLASHILGSSWYLLSFERHATCWKSTCRNDDKNCALRYLDCGFINEDKRKEWANGTNLFDICDPTNETTFHYGIFGDAVGKGVVYSNFIEKYLYCLWWGLQNLSSYGQNLETSTFIGETSFAILIAIMGLVLFAHLIGNMQTYLQSITVRLEEWRLRRRDTESWMRHRQLPNDLQERVRKFVQYKWLATRGVDEESILRNLPSDLRRDIQRHLCLDLVRRVPFFSQMDDQLLDAICERLVSSLSTQHTYIVREGDPVSEMLFIIRGRLDSSTTNGGRTGFFNSITLRPGDFCGEELLAWALLPKSTLNLPSSTRTVRALSEVEAFALRAEDLKFVANQFRRLHSKKLQHTFRFYSYHWRTWAACFIQAAWRRMKKRRMQWNLSMSESSYRPDDDDDGRHHENEHHEEALSNANMQNLNVTILASRFAANTRRGILKTKDVDLIKLQKPEEPDFSADPDDE, encoded by the exons ATGGACTACAAGACAGGGAAGCAAGTCAG GTTTTACACCGGTGAAAATGGAAAGTCAAACTTTGACCATTCATGGCAAATTCCTGATAAGCAGATACCTGAACACAAGATTTCAGCCCCTTTGTTGATGAATGGTAGACCAATTACTGGTACAAATCATCATCATATGGGTTTAAAATTAGGGAAGTACCcagatgaaaataataatgattcaAAAGGAAAAAGAGTATTGGATCCTGGAAGTGAAATTATTTTACAATGgaataaaatatttttattttcttgtttAGTTGCACTTTTTGTGGATCCATTGTTTTTTTACCTTCCTTCTGTAGATAATGAGGGTAGGTCTTCATGTATGTTGTCTGATGTTAATTTAGGGATTGTTGTTACATGTTTACGATCTATCGCGGATATATTTTATATGTTGAATATTGCTATAAAGTTTCGGACAGCTTATGTTTCGCCAAGTTCAAGAGTTTTAGGTAGAGGTGAACTCGTTATGGATCCAGAAAAGATTGCGCGAAAGTACTTGAAATCGAATTTCTTTATTGATCTTGTTGCAACATTGCCTTTACCTCAG ATTGTTATATGGTTCATTATACCAGCAATTCGAACGCCAAATGCCGATCACACAACTAACGCGTTAGTGCTCATTGTCCTCCTCCAATATATACCGAGACTTTATCTGATTTTTCCGTTGAGCTCACAAATCATCAAGACAACAGGAGTCGTCACCAAAACTGCTTGGGCGGGGGCCGCATATAATCTTGTGTTGTACATGTTAGCTAGTCAT ATATTAGGGTCATCATGGTACTTGTTGTCATTCGAAAGACATGCAACATGTTGGAAATCTACTTGTCGAAATGATGATAAAAATTGTGCGCTTCGTTATTTGGATTGTGGGTTTATTAATGAAGATAAGCGGAAAGAGTGGGCCAATGGGACGAATCTTTTTGACATTTGTGATCCCACCAACGAAACGACTTTTCACTATGGGATATTTGGAGATGCTGTAGGGAAAGGTGTTGTGTATTCCAATTTCATTGAAAAATACTTGTATTGCTTATGGTGGGGTTTACAAAACTTGAG TTCATATGGACAGAATTTGGAAACAAGTACGTTTATTGGGGAGACGTCGTTCGCCATACTCATTGCCATTATGGGACTTGTATTATTCGCCCATTTGATAGGAAATATGCAG ACCTACCTACAATCCATTACTGTAAGGCTCGAGGAGTGGAGACTTAGACGGAGAGACACCGAGTCATGGATGAGACATCGGCAACTACCTAATGACTTGCAAGAACGTGTACGTAAATTCGTACAATATAAATGGCTTGCAACACGAGGAGTTGATGAAGAATCTATATTGCGTAACTTGCCATCCGATCTCCGTCGAGATATTCAACGTCATTTGTGTCTTGATCTTGTTCGACGT GTCCCATTTTTCTCTCAAATGGATGATCAACTACTAGACGCGATATGCGAGCGTTTAGTATCATCGCTAAGTACACAACACACGTACATAGTACGTGAAGGTGATCCCGTATCAGAAATGCTTTTTATCATTAGAGGAAGACTCGATAGCTCCACCACTAACGGTGGTCGAACAGGGTTCTTCAACTCAATTACTTTACGGCCCGGCGACTTTTGTGGCGAAGAATTGCTCGCGTGGGCCCTACTCCCAAAATCCACCTTAAATCTCCCGTCTTCAACACGAACAGTACGAGCATTAAGTGAAGTCGAAGCGTTTGCATTACGTGCAGAAGATTTAAAATTTGTTGCTAACCAATTCAGAAGATTACATAGTAAGAAACTACAACATACGTTTAGATTCTACTCATACCATTGGAGAACATGGGCTGCGTGTTTTATTCAAGCAGCATGGCGTCGAATGAAGAAAAGAAGAATGCAATGGAATTTAAGTATGAGTGAATCATCGTATCgtcctgatgatgatgatgatggacgacATCATGAAAACGAACATCATGAAGAGGCATTGTCGAATGCGAATATGCAGAATCTTAATGTGACGATATTAGCCTCTAGATTTGCTGCAAATACGAGGAGGGGGATCTTGAAAACGAAAGATGTTGATTTGATTAAGTTACAAAAGCCTGAAGAACCCGATTTCTCGGCTGATCCTGATGATGAGTAG